The Thermus brockianus genome window below encodes:
- a CDS encoding GNAT family N-acetyltransferase — protein sequence METVLVRELKGWEELEGVVALQEAIWGRDARDLVPRGLLIASQDEGGLVAGAFVEGRMVGFVFGFPTADPTRHHSHMLGVLEAYRGTGAALLLKRFQRDWCLARGVRQVVWTFDPLRGVNANFNLRKLGATARTYLPDHYGPMTGINAGAPSDRLLAEWDLLAPRVYARIYAPPSPPKAERLPQANRVEEEVPLEARLDLEAPRLLFQIPEDWGRILREDPALALRWREHSRQVLGHYFTRGYVAVDFLRHPNRYVLAKDGALDR from the coding sequence ATGGAAACGGTACTTGTCCGCGAGCTAAAGGGCTGGGAGGAGCTGGAAGGGGTGGTGGCCCTCCAGGAGGCCATCTGGGGGCGGGACGCCCGGGACCTGGTGCCCCGGGGCCTCCTCATCGCCAGCCAGGACGAGGGGGGGCTGGTGGCTGGGGCCTTTGTGGAGGGGCGGATGGTGGGCTTCGTCTTCGGCTTCCCCACCGCCGACCCCACCCGGCACCACTCCCACATGCTAGGGGTCCTGGAGGCCTACCGGGGCACGGGGGCGGCCCTGCTCCTCAAGCGCTTCCAGCGGGACTGGTGCCTGGCCCGGGGCGTGCGCCAGGTGGTCTGGACCTTTGACCCCCTAAGGGGGGTGAACGCCAACTTCAACCTCAGGAAGCTCGGGGCCACCGCCAGGACCTACCTCCCGGATCACTACGGCCCCATGACCGGCATCAACGCCGGGGCCCCTTCGGACCGGCTTCTGGCCGAGTGGGACCTGCTTGCCCCAAGGGTCTACGCCCGCATCTACGCCCCGCCCTCCCCGCCCAAGGCGGAGCGCCTTCCCCAAGCGAACCGGGTGGAAGAGGAGGTACCCCTAGAAGCCCGCCTGGACCTGGAGGCCCCGCGGCTTCTCTTCCAGATCCCCGAGGACTGGGGGAGGATCCTTCGGGAAGACCCCGCCCTGGCCCTGAGGTGGCGGGAGCATAGCCGCCAGGTCCTCGGCCACTACTTCACCCGAGGCTACGTGGCGGTGGACTTCCTGCGCCACCCAAACCGCTATGTTCTGGCTAAAGACGGAGCTCTGGACCGCTGA